The Streptomyces sp. ICC1 DNA window CGAGCTGTGGCGCAGCGACGTCGGGCGCCGCGACTTCCTGTCCGGATCGAGCGTGGCCTCCTCCGCGCTGGTGGAGCCGAGCCGCGACTGGTTGATCACGGGTGCCGACGCGCAGGTCGCGCGCAGCGGCGGCTCGCGCGTGGGCATGTCGGACGTGGAGGCGGTCCAGGCGACCACCGAGGCCCTCAAGGACCTCGACCACCGCTTCGGCAGCGGGCACGTGCGGCCGGTGGTCGTGCACTACCTCAACTCGGTGGTGTCCGGGCTGATCGGCGGCTCGTACCGGGAGCCGGTGGGCCGCGCGCTGTTCGCGGCGGTCGCCCGGCTGACGGAGCTGGCGGGCTACATGGCCGTGGACACCGGCCAGCCGGGGCTCGCGCAGCGCTACTACATCCAGGCCCTGCGGCTGGCGCAGGCGGCCGGGGACCGTGCGTACGGGGGCTACGTCCTGGCCGCTTCGATGAGCCACCTCGCCGCCGAACTGGGCAATCCGCGGGAGATCGCGCAGCTGGCCCGGGCCGCGCAGGAGGGGACGAGAGGGCAGGTCACCCCGCGCGTGGAGGCGATGTTCTACGCGGCGGAGGCGCGGGGCCACGCGCTGCTGGGCGATGTCCGGGCCACGGCGGTGCTGTCCTCGCGGGCGGTGACCGCGCTGGAGCGGGCGGAGCCGGAGTCGGGCGACGACCCGGCGTGGATCCGGCACTTCGACCAGGCGTACCTGGCGGACGAACTGGCGCACTGCCACCGGGACCTGGGCCAGGCGGACGCGGCGGCGAGGCGGGCGGAGGAGGCGCTGCGGGAGCTACCGGCGACGAAGGCGCGGCGCCGCGCGATCGGCCTGCTGCTGCTGGCGGCGGCGCGGGTGCAGCAGCGGGAGGTCGAGGCCGCCTGCCAGACGGCCGCGCAGGCGGCGGACGCGCTGTCCGGGATCCGCTCGAACCGCGGGGCGGTGTACCTGGAGGACTTCCGCTCCCGGCTGGACCCCTACCGAGAGGAACCGGCGGTCCGCGAGTTCACGGCCCGCCTGGAACCGGTCTCCTGACCGGGGTCGGAATCCGGACCGGCTCCGGCCCGGCGGCCGTCCGGCGGCCGCTCGGGGAACGGTGGGGGGAGGCCGCCGGGTAGGGGAGGGCCTAGTCTCGTGGGCTCGGAGATGTGTAGAAGAGCCAGCCCGAGCCCGGGGAGACGGGCCGGCAGCGGCTGGCGGCCAGCCTGTGGCCGCCGCGG harbors:
- a CDS encoding transcriptional regulator, coding for MAARPLVARQPNERLQALIQEAGCSNAGLARRVNMCGAEHGLDLRYDKTSVARWLRGQQPRGRAPGIIAEALGRKLGRTVTIDEIGMANGKNLASGVGLQFSPTVVGAIEQVCELWRSDVGRRDFLSGSSVASSALVEPSRDWLITGADAQVARSGGSRVGMSDVEAVQATTEALKDLDHRFGSGHVRPVVVHYLNSVVSGLIGGSYREPVGRALFAAVARLTELAGYMAVDTGQPGLAQRYYIQALRLAQAAGDRAYGGYVLAASMSHLAAELGNPREIAQLARAAQEGTRGQVTPRVEAMFYAAEARGHALLGDVRATAVLSSRAVTALERAEPESGDDPAWIRHFDQAYLADELAHCHRDLGQADAAARRAEEALRELPATKARRRAIGLLLLAAARVQQREVEAACQTAAQAADALSGIRSNRGAVYLEDFRSRLDPYREEPAVREFTARLEPVS